Within the Agromyces ramosus genome, the region CTCTGCCGGGATGTCCTGCAGGGCGGCGAGGTAGATCACGGAGTTGAACCCGAGGGTCCACCACACCGTGACGCCGACGAGCGCCACCCATGCCGCTGGCAGCGAGGTGGTCCACGCGGTTTCGTCGGGCAGGCCGAAGACGCCGAGGTAGAAGTTGACCAGGCCGATGTTGTTGTCGAGCAGGTAGCGCCACATGAGGCCGACGACCGCGACGCCGAGCACGTACGGCGCGAAGTACACGGCGCGGAAGAAGTTGCGCCCCGGGAACCTGCGGTTCATGAGCAGGGCCACGAGCAGCGGAAGCACGAGCAGCAGCGGCACGCTGAACAGGGTGAAGATGCCGGTCGCCCGCATCGAGGTCCAGAAGGACCCAGCGTTCACCGACCCGGGGTCGAAGAGGTCGGTGTAGTTCTCCGCGCCGACGAAGGGCTTGTTCGGCAGCGTGTAGTCCCACTCGTGGAGGCTGATCCAGATGCCGAACACCGAGGGCACGATCACGAACACCGTGAACAGCAGGAGGTACGGCAGGAGGAACAGCCACGGCGTGAACCGCTTCGGCCGGGTCGGCGACTGGCCGGGCCGGTGCGAGGACCGGGCGACGGATGCCGCGGTGGGCGCCTCCACGACGGAGGCGCCCACGCGC harbors:
- a CDS encoding carbohydrate ABC transporter permease, which translates into the protein MSSQTPVGSETRVGASVVEAPTAASVARSSHRPGQSPTRPKRFTPWLFLLPYLLLFTVFVIVPSVFGIWISLHEWDYTLPNKPFVGAENYTDLFDPGSVNAGSFWTSMRATGIFTLFSVPLLLVLPLLVALLMNRRFPGRNFFRAVYFAPYVLGVAVVGLMWRYLLDNNIGLVNFYLGVFGLPDETAWTTSLPAAWVALVGVTVWWTLGFNSVIYLAALQDIPAELYEAAAVDGANSWQQFRHVTLPGLRPILTFVTINTLIASANMFGQSYIITQGAPGRETRTAIYQIAETGLRNFQMGDAAAMSYVLTLFLMMISVIVFWLFREKKEKPLTSGGTK